The window CGGATATGCATGTAGGGACAATCGCCGACGGGCGACGGGACTGCATCAGGGGGGCAATCGCGGGGATGAAGACGACGCTTGAACGGAGAGAATTCGATGTCTCGCACGAAGGGAAAGTGGAGGGGGGCGGAGGGTTGCTCGGCGAGAGAtaggatggcgacgatgaagagaAACGAACGAACCTGGTGGAGGCGGCAGCAGCGGTGGctgtcgacggtgacgaggcaaGTCGCACTTCGTTTTCGCCTGCCGATGTTTGTTCTGCCATGCCCGGACTACGCCATCAGGAGAGCAGGCGCGGTTCAGCGGCGAGGTGAGGGCCAGGCGAAGAGCGGGCTGGAGGGCACGAAGGACGGGCGGGTGGGAAAGGGGACTTTGGCGATGACGAGTTGAGCGGCCAGGTCAAACGACTTGATGAGGCGCCCTTCTcaggcgtcgccgccgcgcgggAGGAGTAAACAGTCTCCTGAGTGGATGCACGAGTGACCGAGGCTTTCCGAGTCAAGCGGCGGCGATGTTGGCTCGTGGGATGTCTTGCTGGAGCTCGAGAAGATGGTGATGTTGCGAGACGCTGAACGCATCCGGTGGGTGAGGCGAGGTTTCGAGGTACGAGACTAAATATCGGCCATCCGTGCTTAGGTACAAGCGTACAAGTGttacggtacaagtactagaCTTGGCCAGGTGGgttacttacagtacttagttgGAACTGGGTACCGACGGGTCTCCGCACCTCGCATGCTGTCAAGGttggtacagtacttgtactattACTTGCTAATAGTGATGCGAGCGATTCCACcgtgcgtactccgtactgtgagtaattacaactacctagtatATTACCAATACGGTGGACCTTGcctctgtacttacatgaacCGTACACTTGCAACGCGGAAAGTATGCGCATGTACACCATGGTATGTCGGTACCAACATTGCAGGTACGTTCCTGCCGAGCAAGGAAAGTGGTAGTACCTGGCACGCAGTACCTTGCTACGGATCGGTACAATTGCGccatgtgtactccgtatgtcGCGCTAGGTACAGGCATGGCTCCATCGAATCCAAGTATcggtaatacggagtacctgacTGCTTATCGGGGCGAAATGGGATACCTGAGCACTAACGGAGTAAAGTGCTGagttagtacttaggtacggagtacttgcactctaATTTACGGGCACTCGGAAAGGGGTTGCGATTCGCTTTTGGCATGGCGTTGTCTGCAAGCACCACATGCACTAGTGTCGTCGCATGGACGACGGATCTGCAGGAGAAATGTCCCCGCCATCTTCATCCGTTGAACAGTAACCCTCGTCCGCTGCATCAGAGCCCCTCGTCCGCAAAGGACGAGGCAAGGATGGACGTGTCGGGACTCCGGCTCCCGGAACAAACACGTTGGTTCGGGGATTTAGCCCCGCTGATGTGCCAAAGCTCCCGAGGTTTTCGTTGCCCTGCCTGCTCGTTTCCCGAGATCCGTGGCGAATGTCACGGGAGAAAGGATTGGCAAAAGTGTCCGTTGCTGGCATCTTTGGTGCTACGAAACCTCCCGGTGTCGGGTCAAGGAAGATGCTCTCGTTCGCACCGGGCAATAGCGGCACGGAAGCAAGCCAGTTTTCGACCGTCTACAGTCGGCAACTTACATCTTCGGCTCGTGATTCGCTGTGACGGCGCCTGCTTCTCGAGCTTCTTCTGCTGTGCATAACGGCTCCGGTGCCAGATGACGTCGCGCTACCCAAGCAGCCGGCGTCTCTCGTCTGGAGACGAATAGATTCACTTGGTCGAGGTCCGGGGCATGGTCTGGAAAACCAGTCTATGTCGGGGCCGGTTAAGGCAATGTCAAAGCTGCTGAACAGTacctcggcgatggcgagccaGTGCATCAGCCATGGGCGCATCTGCCACACTGTTGCCTCGTTCGTTGGTTCCTTGAGAATCTCGTTGCAAAGGTTGAAAATGGTTGCGAGAACCTATCTCAGCTCCTTTGGAAGTCCCTCGTGCGCTTGCGTGACACAGGACCACTCCCTTGCTTCTTGGAAGACGGGGTCGGCGCAGCCATCCAGCCGTCGCAGACGCGCGAACAAAGCGACGATATCCCTGTCTCCTGAGCAGGGTTGGTAAGCCCACGCGCCCTGGAAGGTGCGATACTCCAGCAGGAACAGCTTTGAGATCCGCGTGTGAGGTATCAGCGTCAAGCCCACCGATAGATAAGTATCGTCCTCGTTGGGAATCTCCGTGGCTATGTCCCAAGAGATTTCGTCCGAGGGAAGCAAGTGCTCTTCGGTTCCTACGAGGAAATCGTggaccttggccgtcgcctcgctgACCCTCTGTTCGGCATTCGACATGACGGCAGGGACGTCGTATTGCTTAACCCAGATGGCGAAATCTGCCTTGTCGAAGAAGAGGACGGCGCACTCGCCGCAAAGGGGTTGCGGTGAGCCGCTGACAAGAAAGAGGGCGTGGTATTCTTGATGCGCAGGACAAAAATACTAGGTTATGCCATGCGAGCTGGGAGTGTCGTGGATGACCGTCTTGCCATAGTAGGCATCGTGGATGGAGAAACAGCGGCCGCGGCACCGCATGACGATGTGGAAGGGTGAGTTGGAAGAAGACGATGGGAGGAAAGCTGACAGCAGCAATAAGGAGGCGCTAACTGGACAATGGCGGGTGGTGATCGGGACGAACAGGCTTGATGAACGAGCTTGACGAATAAGTCGGATGGGAATACTTGATTGACGAGCCGGATGAAGGATTCCAGTGTCGTGGGAAGAGATGAATACTCGTTTTTCGAACAATTCCTCGATGCTTGCATTGCATGTCTTACGATGGCAGGTGCATGTTGGCACGGATGCCGACTGCGAGGAAGGTACCACCCACTGTCGCCAAGTTGCCCACCCAATTTGTCCTGTGTCCGTTGTCAACCTACAGCAGCAGTCCACCAACAAACACTCACTTCTATGGCCATTATCACCGCCGATTCGATCGTTTCACAAATCACGACAATATCCCCAGGAACTAAGTATGCCGTCGTTCAAAGTGGACTCGACCCTTCAATTCGTCCCGTACTTGTTGTGCCGCTATATACCGCGATCTCCACCATCCAGCCGCCCGAATCTCCAATAATAGACTCGTGCTTCAAGATTTGTACCAATAATATAGCTCTTCCGGGGTCAGAATTGTGCCGCGAACCGACTAAGTTGCGGGACCCAGCCGCGAGGGGAAGCATCGGAAGAACCGCCTTTGACGTATTATCCAAACGAGCACGTCGAAAAGAGTACACGGAAGATCGAACCTTAAGCATCTATCCAGCTGAAAATAACGTCGGAGTCGAGGTCGTCCTCATGAGGTGGGTATTGGCTAGCCATTGAAGATATATCGTCAACATAGAATTCGAGAATGCCGTTCATATCATTGATACTCCCTTCCAGTAAGAGCCGTTCTGAGGACCTCCACTAGCTGACCTCGGTACTTTGCTTTGCTCCAACTGCACATCCGCCCCGCCCGGAACCCCCCGCGGGTAGCAACGTTCAACTTCCCTCATCTCTGCCAAGACGCAAAGAACGACGTCAAGCCAAAGATAATCACACGCCCAGAGCATTCGCCGactccgccatggccgaaCGCATTCACCGAATTACCATGTTCAAGGCTCCCAAGGCTGAGGACCAACAGAAACTAATCGCCGAGTACAAGCTGGTCGACGAGAACGGCAAGAAGGTACATGGCGGATAGGATGCGTCTTTTCTCTCTGACATCCGACTCCTGGATTTCTTACCCCGACTCCCCAGATGCGTCTTCTCTCATTGAACTAACCTCGTCTCTAGGATGGCAAGCCGTACATCCTATccctggccgtcggcatTGCAGAGAATGACCCCCGATCGCAGGGCTACACCGTCATCTGCAAGACGGAGTTTGCCAGCTTGGATGACTTGAGATACTACGACGACAAGTGCGAGGCCCACCAGAAGCTCAAGGTCGCGGCAAAGGACCTCACCATTGAGGGTATCCAAACGGTGTATTTTAAGCCTCAGCTCATGGGAGGCTCCTCCAAGCTGTCGTAGCTGAATATATTGTTTTCACTGCAAAGATGGCAAACTCCGAAAAAGGATGCTACTCAATATGCAGTAATGTCTACAAAATCTGACTGTGATGATTGTGGCTGATCCAACATTCGACGACTCCGAGACTGGTTCGGTCGTGCTCCTCATCAGCACCTTTGACATGGTCGACAATATCAACTCGGAAAGGGTCCTGTTGGAAAATGCCATCATAATATTGCTCCCGTTCTATAATTTCCATCTCATTTTGCAAATGATCGTTCCAGATGCTCCGGGCCGCCACTGTCAGTTCAGAAACCCTCATACTCTCCATTTCGCTCTAACAGTGTCCTCTAATCACCGAAGgctgcctcggccgtgccagCGTCGTGGCATGCAGTGGATGGAGCACGTAATAGCGACGATGCTACGTGTCAACAGGAGCACAACATGAGACCTTCTGCTGCCTAGTAGGGGGGCGTCACGGCAAAACAATAGGCGGGGTACAACATCACCCTGTGCCTCGTACCTCCTCAATGAACGTGACATGCTGTCATCAGTCACTGTTCGTGTGTACATCTCACAGTTAGGCGTCTCTCAGAGATGCCTCGCCGGAAACATTACAAAGGCCAGTGACAGGGAGGCTTCGTCAGTGGCGACAGCACGCAAGTCGTACGGGGGGTCCGTCGTGTGACTCGTGCAAACAGTCACGGTCGCCTGCTTCCTCATGCCCAATCTTGTTTACCACGGGCATTCGGCTCCTGCAAAGTGTCATCACATCCGTTGCTCGGCTCCATTCGCTTCAAAAAATGATTCAAGGAGCCCTTACAGGTGGCGAAAAACGTTTGGCTCAGAGCTGCAAGGCGGGTGGGTAAAAGTGAACCTGCTTCAATTTGATTTCGTGGAAACTATCCTTGTTGGGCAATATCACGTCATAAAGCGAAGATAAGAGATCCATACCAAAAGGGAAACGAAGGGTCCTCTCCGGAGCATCTGGTACACTCATCTCCTGACTCACATACTGTACCCTCGCTCCATGTCGTCAACACCCGATTCTGCCTCTCGTTCTGCCATGTCTGCCGATATGGGCTAGTCTGAAGAATACGACGCAGATGGGAAATGGGAGTCTCTCTATGCTAGACTGCTTGGTGGTGGGAGCTCGAAATTGTGTTGATTTCCGTGCCCGAGTCGCTGCCTCGGcgaaacgacgacgattcgtccttggccgccggAGCGGACCCCGTCAGTCTCGTGAGGGGCGCGGGGTGCTTCTCGAGAGTAAAGAGGGACACAACAACCATGACGGCGCAAGCGAGTCCCATTACCTGAATCTCTTGGCCAAAGGCACCAACGTAGACGCTCTTAATCCGATCCTGGACGTCGGCGGGCAGCTGGAGGCCAGACAATGGGGAGCGGTGGAGCTTGTCAAGCTGCTCCGGAGTCAGGTCGCCCTTCAGGTTTCGGTTGACGTGCACGTTGAATAGGACGGTGCAGATGGCGAGTCCGATGCACCCGCCCAGCACGCGGGCCTGGGCAACGGCGCCTTGGGCAGCAGCTCGCACGCTTGGCTCCGCAGCGAGGATGCTTGTCATGATGGTGACGGCCGAGAATgagaggccgacgccgagtcCAAAGATGGCCTGGTAGCCATACTGGGCGCCTTCGCTTGCGTGGGTGCCGGTTAAAGTTGTCATGAGGCcaacgccgaggagctggagGCACGACGCACCGACGAGCGTGTACGATGTGTTGTTGCGCTTGCTCGACAGGCAGCCGCCCAAGAAAGAGCCGACAGCGCAGGCGCCGAGCAGGGGAAGAATGTGAATGCCAGCCATGAGCACATTTTCTCCGTCAACAATCTGAAACCGCTCAGGGATAACTATGGAGAGTGAGATGTAAGGGAAGCCGGTGAGGAACGTGAGTCTGTTTCCGCGTGAGCTGAGGTCGCGAACGACACAGGCAGGAGGCTGGAGCATGCATAGAGGCACGGAGAAAGATTGCAGGCGAAGAAGAATGAAAAAGAGAAACCTACAAAAGACCAGCAACGTAGACGCGGCGGCTCATCAGATGCATGGGAAAGATGGGCTCGACATGGCGAAGCCCCTTGCTTTCGAGAAAAACTTCCCACCAAACAAATACGACAAAGGTGATGGCGGACAGGACAATAGTCGAAACGATTGCCGGGCTGCCCCAGTCAAACGTCTGCGACCCGGCTTGCTGCATGGCAAAGACGAGCAGCCCAGAGCTGCAGAGGAGGGAGACACTGCCAACAAAGTCGATGCGGGTAAAGGCCCTCCAGGAGAGCAGGTGGGCGGCCTTCTCCTCGGGCCAAAAGTTGGTGATGAAGAGGATCGTCATGAGACCACATGGGATGCTGCCAACGTCAGCAACTGGCCCGTTTCTTGCCACGCGTTGCCAAAAGCACCCACTTCATGTTGAACAGCCACCTCCAATCGGAGAGCTGGGCGATGATGCCTCCAAGCAGAGGGCCGAGAACAAATGCGATGGCCAGCGTGGCGCCGATCATGGCACCTATGAGGCTCGGTCGATGCACAGGGCCGACTTCGAGCAAGCCAATCTGGGTCAAGCTGTACAGTCCCGAAGCTCCTATTCCCTGAAAGGCCCGGCAGAGGATTCTTGTCCCAGTCAGCCCACACGCCAGGGCAGATATATAGGAAGCCGACTCTTTTCTTACAGAGCAGTCATATCCTTGGATGAGGCACAACCCATGGAGAATCCCATAAAGATGATCCACGAGAGAACCAACATGTTACGTCGCCCGTAAATATCGCTCAGTTTGGCGATGCAGATGGCAAAGCCTAGGCGAGACGAGTTAGTCGGCCAGCCCACGGGCGGCTCCAAGACAACAGACACGTTCTGCTAGAGGCCGTCTCACCCATGTATGTCAGGAGGTAGGCGAGAACGATCCAAGGGGCGTTGACGAAGTCGTTTAGCTCGTGCGAGATGGTCACGAGAGAAGTAGATACAATCGAAGTATCTAGGCTCGAAAATAGCAGACCGACAAGGAGCCTGCGCCGGTTAGAATAGGAATATAtccggacgacggcgaggagaaaGATGCATACGATCCCATCAGAACAACCTGGCGAGCCCCGGAAACGGCGATGGGGGCTTGAGGAACATGaggggcgtcggcgacggctgtTTGTTCCGACTCGCCTTCGGTCTGGCCGCTCCCGGTCCGATCCTCGAGCGGTGCCATCTGGCCCAAAGACGGGTTGGGATAGGAGAGCGACATCTTATACTCGTTTGCCATGATGAAGAGAGGAAGTCCAAGTGCTTGACCGCCAGAGGTCCAAAAAACCAGGAAAAGTCGACAAAGGAGCGATCGGATCCAAAAGTGGAATGAAACAGCCACTGACGTTGGAGCAGTGAATCAGTCAAAGTCGACACTGGTGGGATAAAATACAAGTCAAGTCGAGTGTTGCCAGAGGTACGGCAGTTTCACGGCATGGCCAGTGAATACGATGGTGGGGTGTTCTTTCCTTTGGTCCCGTTCCCGTCATGCAAACGATGGTGTTGGCAGGGGCAGATAGACCGTCGTTCCTGTCAAACCGCTAATGCGCAACACTCCTTGGCTGGCACCCACTGTTTTCGCTTGACGCTtgaggggagaggagaagcTAGAGGCAAGTGTTGCCGACGGTCGTTGCCCGTTCTTTCATATGACCGGTCACTCCAGCTTCCAAGGcagggaggaggaagaagggggAAAAGAAGGAGACGATGGGAAATGGGGGGAGGGAAGAAGATTCAGATAGCTGCATGGGTGTCGACGGGTTACAAGCAGTCGACTGAAGACAAGCAGAGCCGTTGAGAGGCAGAAGCGAGCCCGGGTAAATGAGAACAATCCAGAACAGAACAGAACAGATGGAAATGGAGGCCGAAACGGAAACGGAAAGAGACTTTCGTTGCTCCGTTGACGAGCCGGGAGAAGGAGGTATCTGAGACAAAGATGAAGGCAGGAACCAAACCAAGCATCGCACAAAGACAGCAACTGGTACACATCAACGGATGGCACTCCCCTCCTACCCTGCTCTTCATTCGCTGCCCGTACCCCTTCGAACTCGTTGCACTCAGTCCATGTAGCCACGCTTCTCGTCGGTCGGAGACACGATGGGCAGCAATCATCGGCCTTATCGAGACCTAAATCGATCGATATGGAAATCGAGACGGGGTGTGAGGAACCGCACCAGGTTGTCGTCTCGTAGCACCCGAACCCCTGAAGAGAGCCCACTGTCCCGCCTGTCCCACACGATGGGCGGCACCCGAGCTTCTACGCCTCTCTACCGTTGTCTCTGATCCCCTTCTCTGTTTTTATCCTCTCCTCCATGTTCTTCTTCTCGCTTCTTTCTtctccctctctcctctGCCTCTGTTGGTCCAGCTCTGCGTCGGTTGGCCAGTCTCAACAACAACCATTCATTAATTGTAGCTATCAGAGCCCGAATCATCCATCGTCCCCTTTCCCCCATCCTTGAGTCACCTCCATGGGTAGGGGGAAATGGGAGGGGGGCGGACGAGTCTGTCACCTCTGTTCCGGCACAAGTCATGAGCACCTTGTCGTTCCAAGCTCTTAGTACAGCGCAAAGCTGCATGATAGCCACTCCGGGCATCCCAAAAGAGCGGCTTTTGTGCTACGGAACAGTCGCATTGCCAGCATCATCCCTTGCTCTCGGGTGTCCCTGCTGCGCACATCTAGCTGATCGGGCGCGCGCGCAGCGACGACGCGGTTGCACAACAGGCCAGTGTGAAGAACCGAAAGGCGAGTCAATCAAGGCTCTACCTGCTGAATCTGTGCTACCCCAGGCTCGTCTGCCTTGTCAtacgccgccggcttgctGATGACGAGCGATCGGGATAGGGGGGACGGAGTCCTTATATCCGCTGCTGTTCCATGTAGCTTCCACCAATTGCGGTGTCATGAGCCGAAATCATGCATCCCTGCAGCAGACAAGCCCGGACTGCGTGTATACTTCTTTACTTTTGACGAC of the Drechmeria coniospora strain ARSEF 6962 chromosome 01, whole genome shotgun sequence genome contains:
- a CDS encoding Major facilitator superfamily domain, general substrate transporter, with the protein product MANEYKMSLSYPNPSLGQMAPLEDRTGSGQTEGESEQTAVADAPHVPQAPIAVSGARQVVLMGSLLVGLLFSSLDTSIVSTSLVTISHELNDFVNAPWIVLAYLLTYMGFAICIAKLSDIYGRRNMLVLSWIIFMGFSMGCASSKDMTALILCRAFQGIGASGLYSLTQIGLLEVGPVHRPSLIGAMIGATLAIAFVLGPLLGGIIAQLSDWRWLFNMNIPCGLMTILFITNFWPEEKAAHLLSWRAFTRIDFVGSVSLLCSSGLLVFAMQQAGSQTFDWGSPAIVSTIVLSAITFVVFVWWEVFLESKGLRHVEPIFPMHLMSRRVYVAGLLLTFLTGFPYISLSIVIPERFQIVDGENVLMAGIHILPLLGACAVGSFLGGCLSSKRNNTSYTLVGASCLQLLGVGLMTTLTGTHASEGAQYGYQAIFGLGVGLSFSAVTIMTSILAAEPSVRAAAQGAVAQARVLGGCIGLAICTVLFNVHVNRNLKGDLTPEQLDKLHRSPLSGLQLPADVQDRIKSVYVGAFGQEIQVMGLACAVMVVVSLFTLEKHPAPLTRLTGSAPAAKDESSSFRRGSDSGTEINTISSSHHQAV
- a CDS encoding stress responsive A/B barrel domain-containing protein, coding for MAERIHRITMFKAPKAEDQQKLIAEYKLVDENGKKDGKPYILSLAVGIAENDPRSQGYTVICKTEFASLDDLRYYDDKCEAHQKLKVAAKDLTIEGIQTVYFKPQLMGGSSKLS